In Quercus robur chromosome 11, dhQueRobu3.1, whole genome shotgun sequence, the following proteins share a genomic window:
- the LOC126707521 gene encoding universal stress protein PHOS32 isoform X2, with protein METVREDVVEEYSWRDVKVPALASQSEHRKELGERRGGRDILVAVDHGPKSKFAFDWVLAHLCRTDDTVHLIHAVSSVKNEVVYEMSERLMEKLAIEAFRVAMVRTKARIVEGDTGKAICKEAEKLKPAAVVMGTRGRGIIQSVLQGSVSEYCFHNCKSAPVIIVPGKAGGESLT; from the exons atgGAGACTGTGAGGGAAGATGTGGTGGAAGAGTATAGCTGGAGAGACGTGAAGGTCCCAGCTTTGGCATCACAGTCAGAGCATAGGAAAGAATTAGGAGAGAGAAGGGGAGGCCGTGACATACTTGTAGCTGTGGATCATGGACCCAAGAGCAAATTCGCCTTTGATTGGGTCCTCGCTCATCTCTGCAGAACTGATGACACTGTCCATCTCATCCATGCTGTTTCAA GTGTCAAGAACGAGGTAGTGTATGAGATGAGCGAGCGGCTTATGGAGAAGCTTGCGATTGAGGCTTTTCGGGTTGCCATG GTAAGGACTAAGGCTCGGATCGTGGAAGGGGATACTGGTAAGGCAATATGCAAGGAAGCTGAAAAATTGAAGCCTGCAGCTGTGGTCATGGGTACCAGAGGCAGAGGCATTATTCAAAG TGTGCTGCAGGGTAGTGTGAGCGAGTACTGCTTCCATAACTGTAAATCAGCACCTGTCATAATTGTTCCTGGAAAAG CTGGAGGCGAATCATTGACCTAG
- the LOC126707521 gene encoding uncharacterized protein LOC126707521 isoform X1: METVREDVVEEYSWRDVKVPALASQSEHRKELGERRGGRDILVAVDHGPKSKFAFDWVLAHLCRTDDTVHLIHAVSSVKNEVVYEMSERLMEKLAIEAFRVAMVRTKARIVEGDTGKAICKEAEKLKPAAVVMGTRGRGIIQSVLQGSVSEYCFHNCKSAPVIIVPGKAAGGESLT, translated from the exons atgGAGACTGTGAGGGAAGATGTGGTGGAAGAGTATAGCTGGAGAGACGTGAAGGTCCCAGCTTTGGCATCACAGTCAGAGCATAGGAAAGAATTAGGAGAGAGAAGGGGAGGCCGTGACATACTTGTAGCTGTGGATCATGGACCCAAGAGCAAATTCGCCTTTGATTGGGTCCTCGCTCATCTCTGCAGAACTGATGACACTGTCCATCTCATCCATGCTGTTTCAA GTGTCAAGAACGAGGTAGTGTATGAGATGAGCGAGCGGCTTATGGAGAAGCTTGCGATTGAGGCTTTTCGGGTTGCCATG GTAAGGACTAAGGCTCGGATCGTGGAAGGGGATACTGGTAAGGCAATATGCAAGGAAGCTGAAAAATTGAAGCCTGCAGCTGTGGTCATGGGTACCAGAGGCAGAGGCATTATTCAAAG TGTGCTGCAGGGTAGTGTGAGCGAGTACTGCTTCCATAACTGTAAATCAGCACCTGTCATAATTGTTCCTGGAAAAG CAGCTGGAGGCGAATCATTGACCTAG
- the LOC126707520 gene encoding transcription factor bHLH63-like: protein MNRGYIQEEMLHCTDVTVLERQRARMKWHQDQQQQSYFGGTEFGGGGGGVVFQGHEGPHQVQNFQGLVGTGGGDLVLGEVVSQSLKVVDPAGLKNRWAELGRLELPDMGFESCGLVNGTSSEFEMTAGAVSRTSSCPPKVVVAAVAEPKGKVSVPVGKESSKKRKADKVQNNQVVVEDEPKDKRSKLCAEDGESKITEQTSAKNTTADNNNRESSSDTSKENSKASEVQKPDYIHVRARRGQATDSHSLAERVRREKISERMKYLQDLVPGCNKITGKAGMLDEIINYVQSLQRQVEFLSMKLAAVNPRLDFNIEDFFGKEMFPACSTSFPTIGMSSEMTNPAYLQFNPAQVVACCGLEMGINSSDMALRRSISAPMSIPETYIDTPCFTQLPPSSTWDTDLQNLLNLEFHQGRSTSFPSQPFTGSIEASNLKMEM from the exons ATGAACAGGGGTTATATACAGGAGGAGATGTTGCACTGCACGGACGTGACAGTGCTGGAGAGGCAAAGGGCGAGGATGAAGTGGCATCAAGATCAACAGCAACAGAGTTATTTTGGAGGGACTgagtttggtggtggtggtggtggtgttgtgtTTCAGGGTCACGAGGGTCCTCATCAAGTTCAGAACTTTCAGGGTTTGGTGGGTACTGGTGGTGGTGATTTGGTGCTTGGAGAGGTGGTGAGTCAGTCATTGAAAGTAGTTGACCCAGCTGGCTTGAAAAATAGGTGGGCTGAGTTGGGCAGGCTTGAGTTACCTGACATGGGTTTTGAGTCTTGTGGGTTGGTGAATGGGACCAGTAGTGAGTTTGAGATGACTGCTGGTGCTGTTTCAAGGACTTCAAGTTGCCCACCAAAAGTGGTGGTGGCAGCGGTGGCTGAGCCAAAAGGCAAGGTATCAGTGCCAGTTGGGAAAGAGAGCTCCAAGAAGAGGAAGGCTGATAAAGTGCAAAACAATCAG GTTGTTGTGGAAGATGAACCCAAAGACAAGAGGAGCAAATTATGTGCAGAGGACGGGGAATCAAAGATCACAGAGCAAACCAGCGCCAAAAACACCACCGCCGACAACAACAATAGAGAAAGTTCTTCTGATACTTCAAAGGAGAATTCAAAAGCTTCCGAGGTTCAGAAGCCGGATTATATTCATGTCCGGGCACGCCGCGGCCAGGCCACAGACAGCCACAGTCTAGCTGAGAGG GTGAGGAGGGAAAAGATCAGTGAGAGAATGAAGTATCTGCAGGATTTAGTACCAGGGTGTAACAAGATCACAGGGAAAGCCGGAATGCTCGATGAAATCATCAATTATGTTCAATCTCTTCAACGACAAGTAGAG TTCCTGTCCATGAAACTAGCTGCTGTAAATCCAAGGCTCGACTTCAACATTGAAGATTTCTTTGGAAAAGAG ATGTTTCCTGCTTGCTCAACAAGTTTTCCAACAATTGGAATGTCATCCGAAATGACTAATCCTGCCTACCTTCAGTTTAATCCAGCACAAGTGGTTGCGTGTTGTGGTTTGGAAATGGGGATAAATTCATCTGATATGGCTCTTCGACGATCCATCAGTGCACCTATGTCGATCCCTGAAACATATATTGACACACCCTGCTTCACT CAACTACCGCCTTCTTCAACTTGGGATACCGATTTACAAAACCTGCTCAATCTAGAGTTCCATCAAGGAAGATCAACATCCTTTCCTTCCCAACCATTTACAG GTTCCATTGAAGCTAGCAATCTAAAGATGGAGATGTGA